The following proteins are encoded in a genomic region of Actinomadura sp. NAK00032:
- a CDS encoding glycosyl hydrolase family 65 protein, which yields MTELKGQSAADRPVFMVEPWCVREPELRLDRLAQGESVFALSNGHLGMRANLDEGEPHGLPGTYLNSFYEQRPLPHAETAYGYPESGQTVINVTNGKVIRLLVDDEPLDVRYGRVHHHERVLDMREGTLTRQVEWTSPADKTIRVTSVRLVSLTQRAIAAICYEVEPVDGSVRVVAQSELVANEALPGGGKDPRSSAILDSPLVSEEHFANGTKVLLLHRTRRSGLRMGAGMSHDIEGPESMRVETESAPDVGRLTVATRLEPGQKLRIVKYIAYGWSSRRSRPALHDQVVGALAGARQTGWEGLLAEQRAYLDEFWEGADVEVEGDAEIQQAVRFGLFHILQAGARAERRMIPAKGLTGPGYDGHAFWDTETFVLPVLTYTSAGAAADALAWRHMTLPLACERARQLGLHGATFPWRTIRGQECSGYWPAGTAAFHINADISDAIVRYVDATRDEQFEREVGLDILVQTARLWRSLGHHDVGGVFRIDGVTGPDEYSAVVDNNVYTNLMARRNLQEAAEMAMRHPDVADRLGVNAEEAASWRDAAAAMLIPYDDRLGVHPQSESFTNHARWDFASTKPDHYPLLLNYPYFDLYRKQVVKQADLVLALHLCGEAFTAEQKERDFAYYEGLTVRDSSLSAQTQAVVAAEVGQLELAHDYLGETALMDLHDLNRNTRDGLHIASMAGAWSGLVAGFGGMRAGKGELKFAPRLPGGISRLTFRMRYRGNLVKVGVTAEEARYELLDGPGLPLWHHGERFTLGDEAVELPIEPVAARPAPTQPAGREPAPRRFDPHVRAQRRR from the coding sequence GTGACGGAGCTGAAGGGGCAGAGCGCCGCCGACCGGCCGGTGTTCATGGTGGAGCCGTGGTGCGTGCGCGAACCGGAGCTCCGGCTGGACCGGCTCGCCCAGGGCGAGTCGGTGTTCGCGCTGTCCAACGGCCATCTCGGCATGCGCGCCAACCTCGACGAGGGCGAGCCGCACGGGCTGCCGGGCACGTACCTGAACTCGTTCTACGAGCAGCGCCCGCTGCCGCACGCCGAGACCGCCTACGGGTATCCGGAGTCGGGGCAGACGGTCATCAACGTCACCAACGGCAAGGTGATCCGGCTGCTGGTGGACGACGAGCCGCTCGACGTCCGCTACGGCCGCGTCCACCACCACGAGCGGGTGCTGGACATGCGCGAGGGCACGCTGACCCGGCAGGTGGAGTGGACGTCCCCCGCCGACAAGACGATCAGGGTCACCTCGGTGCGGCTGGTGTCGCTGACGCAGCGGGCGATCGCGGCGATCTGCTACGAGGTCGAGCCGGTGGACGGCTCGGTCCGGGTGGTCGCCCAGTCGGAGCTGGTGGCCAACGAGGCGCTGCCCGGCGGCGGCAAGGACCCGCGCTCCTCGGCGATCCTGGACAGCCCCCTCGTCAGCGAGGAGCACTTCGCCAACGGCACGAAGGTGCTGCTGCTGCACCGGACGCGGCGCAGCGGGCTGCGGATGGGCGCCGGCATGTCGCACGACATCGAGGGCCCGGAGTCGATGCGGGTGGAGACCGAGAGCGCGCCCGACGTGGGCCGGCTGACGGTCGCGACCCGGCTGGAGCCGGGCCAGAAGCTGCGCATCGTCAAGTACATCGCCTACGGCTGGTCGAGCCGCCGGTCCCGGCCCGCGCTGCACGACCAGGTGGTCGGGGCGCTGGCGGGCGCGCGGCAGACCGGCTGGGAGGGCCTGCTCGCCGAGCAGCGCGCCTACCTCGACGAGTTCTGGGAGGGCGCGGACGTCGAGGTCGAGGGCGACGCGGAGATCCAGCAGGCGGTCCGGTTCGGGCTGTTCCACATCCTCCAGGCGGGCGCGCGCGCGGAGCGCCGCATGATCCCGGCCAAGGGGCTGACGGGCCCCGGCTACGACGGCCACGCGTTCTGGGACACCGAGACGTTCGTGCTGCCCGTGCTGACCTACACGTCCGCCGGCGCGGCGGCGGACGCGCTCGCCTGGCGGCACATGACGCTGCCGCTGGCCTGCGAGCGCGCCCGGCAGCTCGGCCTGCACGGCGCGACGTTCCCGTGGCGGACGATCCGCGGCCAGGAGTGCTCGGGCTACTGGCCCGCGGGGACGGCGGCGTTCCATATCAACGCCGATATCTCCGACGCCATCGTCCGGTACGTGGACGCGACGCGCGACGAGCAGTTCGAGCGGGAGGTCGGCCTCGACATCCTGGTGCAGACGGCGCGGCTGTGGCGCAGCCTCGGCCACCACGACGTCGGCGGCGTGTTCCGCATCGACGGCGTCACCGGCCCGGACGAGTACAGCGCGGTCGTCGACAACAACGTCTACACCAACCTGATGGCGCGCCGGAACCTCCAGGAGGCCGCCGAGATGGCGATGCGCCATCCGGACGTGGCCGACCGGCTCGGCGTGAACGCCGAGGAGGCCGCGTCGTGGCGGGACGCGGCGGCGGCCATGCTGATCCCCTACGACGACCGGCTCGGCGTCCACCCGCAGAGCGAGAGCTTCACCAACCACGCCCGGTGGGACTTCGCGTCCACCAAGCCCGACCACTACCCGCTGCTGCTGAACTACCCGTACTTCGACCTGTACCGCAAGCAGGTCGTCAAGCAGGCCGACCTCGTGCTCGCCCTGCACCTGTGCGGCGAGGCGTTCACCGCCGAGCAGAAGGAGCGCGACTTCGCCTACTACGAGGGGCTGACCGTCCGCGACTCCTCGCTGTCGGCGCAGACGCAGGCGGTCGTCGCGGCCGAGGTCGGGCAGCTGGAGCTGGCGCACGACTACCTCGGCGAGACCGCCCTGATGGACCTGCACGACCTGAACCGCAACACCCGCGACGGGCTGCACATCGCGTCGATGGCGGGGGCGTGGAGCGGGCTCGTCGCCGGGTTCGGCGGGATGCGGGCCGGCAAGGGCGAGCTGAAGTTCGCGCCGCGGCTGCCGGGCGGGATCAGCCGGCTGACGTTCCGGATGCGCTACCGCGGCAACCTGGTCAAGGTCGGGGTGACCGCGGAGGAGGCCCGCTACGAGCTGCTGGACGGCCCGGGCCTGCCGCTGTGGCACCACGGCGAGCGGTTCACGCTGGGCGACGAGGCGGTGGAGCTGCCGATCGAGCCGGTCGCGGCGCGCCCGGCGCCGACCCAGCCGGCCGGCCGCGAGCCGGCGCCGCGCCGCTTCGACCCGCACGTCCGCGCGCAGCGCCGCCGCTAG
- a CDS encoding HAD family phosphatase, translating into MVTFQGVRMLGLPDEATACLFDLDGVLTRTASVHAAAWKEMFDGYLRERSERTGEPFTEFDPVHDYGRYVDGKKREDGTRSFLESRGITLPEGDPGDPPEKETVRGLGNRKNALVLKLIEEKGVETFDGSIDYVRAARAAGLRTAVVSSSANTVQVLATVGIAGLFDARVDGVVAAERHLPGKPAPDMFLEGARELGVAADRAVVFEDALAGVQAGRAGGFAYVVGVNRVGDAHGKALAEHGADVVVDDLSELLEGE; encoded by the coding sequence ATGGTGACATTCCAGGGGGTGCGGATGCTGGGACTGCCGGACGAGGCGACGGCGTGTCTCTTCGATCTCGACGGGGTGCTGACCCGGACGGCGTCCGTCCACGCGGCGGCGTGGAAGGAGATGTTCGACGGGTACTTGCGGGAACGTTCCGAACGGACGGGCGAGCCGTTCACCGAGTTCGACCCCGTGCACGACTACGGCCGCTACGTCGACGGCAAGAAGCGCGAGGACGGGACGCGTTCGTTCCTGGAGTCGCGGGGCATCACCCTCCCGGAGGGCGATCCCGGCGACCCGCCGGAGAAGGAGACGGTCCGCGGCCTCGGCAACCGCAAGAACGCGCTGGTGCTGAAGCTCATCGAGGAGAAGGGCGTCGAGACGTTCGACGGGTCGATCGACTACGTCCGCGCGGCGCGCGCGGCCGGGCTGAGGACGGCGGTGGTGTCGTCGAGCGCCAACACCGTCCAGGTGCTGGCGACGGTCGGCATCGCCGGCCTGTTCGACGCGCGGGTGGACGGCGTCGTCGCCGCCGAGCGGCACCTGCCCGGCAAGCCGGCCCCGGACATGTTCCTGGAGGGCGCGCGGGAGCTGGGCGTCGCGGCGGACCGGGCGGTGGTGTTCGAGGACGCGCTCGCGGGCGTCCAGGCGGGCCGGGCCGGCGGGTTCGCCTACGTCGTGGGAGTCAACCGGGTGGGCGACGCGCACGGGAAGGCGCTGGCCGAGCACGGCGCCGACGTGGTGGTCGACGACCTCTCCGAGCTGCTGGAGGGCGAGTGA
- the gndA gene encoding NADP-dependent phosphogluconate dehydrogenase translates to MQKARIGVTGLAVMGRNLARNLARHGHAVAVHNRTPSRTKALVEEFGDEGVFLPADTPERFVASLERPRRLVIMVKAGAPTDAVIDEFAPLLEPGDMIVDGGNANFLDTRRREAALRERGLHFVGTGISGGEEGALHGPSIMPGGSAESYAALGPLLEDISAKVDGTPCCTHVGPDGAGHFVKMVHNGIEYADMQLIAESYDLLRHAAGLAPAEIAEVFRTWNAGRLDSYLIEITAEVLAHTDAATGRPFVDVVLDQAEQKGTGRWTVQTALDLGVPVGGIAEAVFARSVSGHAALREAAQGLPGPSRTAAAGAGFADAVEKALYASKIVAYAQGFHEIQAGSAEYGWDIDLGAMATIWRGGCIIRAEFLDRIRAAYEADPHTPTLLTDDHFAAAVGDAQDAWRDVVATAARLGVPAPGFSTALAYYDSLRADRLPAALTQGQRDFFGAHTYRRVDRDGSFHTLWGGDRTETPA, encoded by the coding sequence ATGCAGAAGGCGCGAATCGGGGTCACCGGCCTGGCGGTGATGGGCCGGAACCTGGCCCGCAACCTCGCCCGGCACGGGCACGCCGTCGCCGTCCACAACCGCACGCCGAGCCGGACGAAGGCGCTCGTCGAGGAGTTCGGCGACGAGGGGGTGTTCCTGCCGGCCGACACGCCGGAGCGGTTCGTCGCGTCGCTGGAGCGGCCCCGGCGGCTGGTGATCATGGTGAAGGCGGGCGCCCCGACCGACGCGGTCATCGACGAGTTCGCGCCGCTGCTGGAGCCCGGCGACATGATCGTGGACGGCGGCAACGCCAACTTCCTCGACACGCGCCGCCGCGAGGCCGCCCTCCGCGAGCGCGGCCTGCACTTCGTCGGCACCGGGATCTCCGGCGGCGAGGAGGGCGCGCTGCACGGCCCGAGCATCATGCCGGGCGGCTCCGCCGAGTCCTACGCCGCCCTCGGCCCCCTGCTGGAGGACATCTCCGCCAAGGTGGACGGCACGCCCTGCTGCACCCACGTCGGCCCCGACGGCGCCGGGCACTTCGTGAAGATGGTGCACAACGGCATCGAGTACGCCGACATGCAGCTGATCGCCGAGTCCTACGACCTGCTCCGGCACGCCGCCGGGCTCGCGCCCGCCGAGATCGCCGAGGTCTTCCGCACCTGGAACGCCGGCCGCCTCGACTCCTACCTCATCGAGATCACCGCCGAGGTCCTCGCGCACACCGACGCGGCCACCGGCCGCCCGTTCGTCGACGTCGTGCTGGACCAGGCCGAGCAGAAGGGCACCGGCCGCTGGACGGTCCAGACGGCGCTCGACCTCGGCGTCCCGGTCGGCGGCATCGCCGAGGCCGTGTTCGCCCGCTCCGTCTCCGGCCACGCCGCGCTGCGCGAGGCCGCCCAGGGCCTGCCGGGCCCGTCCCGGACCGCCGCCGCGGGCGCCGGCTTCGCCGACGCCGTCGAGAAGGCGCTCTACGCGTCCAAGATCGTCGCGTACGCGCAGGGCTTCCACGAGATCCAGGCGGGCAGCGCCGAGTACGGCTGGGACATCGACCTCGGCGCGATGGCCACCATCTGGCGCGGCGGCTGCATCATCCGGGCCGAGTTCCTGGACCGCATCCGCGCCGCCTACGAGGCCGACCCGCACACGCCGACGCTGCTCACCGACGACCACTTCGCCGCGGCCGTCGGCGACGCGCAGGACGCCTGGCGCGACGTCGTCGCCACCGCCGCCCGCCTCGGCGTCCCCGCGCCCGGCTTCTCCACCGCGCTGGCCTACTACGACTCGCTGCGCGCCGACCGCCTGCCGGCCGCGCTCACCCAGGGCCAGCGCGACTTCTTCGGCGCCCACACCTACCGCCGCGTCGACCGCGACGGCTCCTTCCACACCCTCTGGGGCGGCGACCGCACCGAGACCCCCGCCTGA
- a CDS encoding HD domain-containing protein, protein MRVPSDAEIRALHERHAPGREAFELVWTHCAIVCEIAERIMAGGRFGVDADLVRAGCLLHDIGVYRLYDAAGGIDVKGYVRHGVLGHELLRDEGHPEAIRRFCSRHTGMGLTRDDIRRQGLPLPAGDYVAETGEERLVMYADKFHSKTNPPVFVSAGTYAVHVRRFGAGKAEAFQEMRALYSEPDLKPLAAAYGHALV, encoded by the coding sequence ATGCGGGTACCGAGCGACGCGGAGATCCGGGCGCTGCACGAGCGGCACGCGCCGGGGCGGGAGGCGTTCGAGCTCGTCTGGACGCACTGCGCGATCGTGTGCGAGATCGCCGAGCGGATCATGGCGGGCGGCCGGTTCGGCGTCGACGCGGACCTGGTGCGCGCCGGGTGCCTGCTGCACGACATCGGGGTGTACCGGCTCTACGACGCCGCAGGGGGGATCGACGTCAAGGGGTACGTCCGGCACGGGGTGCTCGGGCACGAGCTGCTGCGCGACGAGGGCCACCCCGAGGCGATCCGCCGGTTCTGCTCCCGCCACACCGGCATGGGGCTGACCCGCGACGACATCCGGCGGCAGGGGCTCCCGCTGCCCGCGGGCGACTACGTCGCCGAGACCGGCGAGGAGCGGCTGGTGATGTACGCCGACAAGTTCCACAGCAAGACCAATCCGCCGGTCTTCGTGTCGGCCGGCACCTACGCCGTCCATGTGCGGCGGTTCGGCGCGGGCAAGGCGGAGGCCTTCCAGGAGATGCGCGCGCTGTACAGCGAACCCGATCTCAAGCCCCTCGCGGCCGCGTACGGCCACGCGCTGGTGTGA
- a CDS encoding RNA helicase, whose amino-acid sequence MSLIDELPSGNETDADSLFEAFERWVSGRGITLYPAQEEALIEVVSGANVILSTPTGSGKSLVAAGALFAALGKEQVGFYTAPIKALVSEKFFDLCEMFGRENVGMMTGDASVNADAPIVCCTAEVLANIALRDGADADIGVVVMDEFHFYAEPERGWAWQIPLLELPQAQFLLMSATLGDVAFFQKDLTRRTGRPTALVTSAERPVPLIYDYRVTPLHETIEELLAEQKAPIYLVHFTQAAAIERAQALMSINVSTKAEKARIAELIGNFRFTTKFGRNLSRFVRHGIGVHHAGMLPKYRRLVERLAQAGLLKVICGTDTLGVGVNVPIRTVVFTALSKYDGHRVRRLRAREFHQIAGRAGRAGFDTVGFVVAQAPEHVVENEKALAKAGDDPKKRRKVQRKKPPEGFVGWDEDVFAKLQEAEPEMLRSRFQVSHAMLLSVIARPGNAFQAMKRLLTDNHEEPAARRRHISRAIAIYRSLLAGGVVEVLPEPDELGRYARVTVDLQEDFALNQALSTFALAAFEVLDPASPSYALDVLSVIEATLDDPRQILAAQVNKARGEAVQEMKAEGIEYEERMELLQDVDHPKPLEDELDAAYEIYRAGHPWVGDHPLRPKSVVRDMYERAMTFTEYIGFYELARAEGLVLRYLSGAYKALQQTVPESIKSDDLIDLIEWLGELVRQVDSSLLDEWEQLANPADEGDLEQPIEERVTKVTANARAFRVLVRNALFRRVELAALERYGELGDLDPDFGAAAWAEAMDGYFAEHDELLTGADARGPKLLRIEEVPEDALWRVRQVFDDPEGHHDWGVSAEVDLAGSDQEGEAVIRVTGVDRM is encoded by the coding sequence GTGAGCCTTATCGATGAGCTTCCCTCCGGAAACGAGACCGACGCCGATTCGCTGTTCGAGGCCTTCGAGCGGTGGGTGTCGGGGCGCGGGATCACCTTGTATCCGGCGCAGGAGGAGGCGCTCATCGAGGTGGTGTCCGGCGCGAACGTGATCCTGTCGACCCCGACCGGGTCGGGCAAGAGCCTGGTCGCGGCGGGGGCGCTGTTCGCGGCGCTCGGCAAGGAGCAGGTCGGGTTCTACACCGCGCCGATCAAGGCGCTGGTCTCGGAGAAGTTCTTCGACCTGTGCGAGATGTTCGGCCGCGAGAACGTCGGGATGATGACCGGCGACGCCAGCGTCAACGCGGACGCGCCGATCGTGTGCTGCACGGCGGAGGTGCTGGCCAACATCGCGCTGCGGGACGGCGCCGACGCCGACATCGGCGTGGTGGTGATGGACGAGTTCCACTTCTACGCCGAGCCCGAGCGGGGCTGGGCGTGGCAGATCCCGCTGCTGGAGCTGCCGCAGGCGCAGTTCCTGCTGATGTCGGCGACGCTCGGCGACGTCGCGTTCTTCCAGAAGGACCTCACCCGGCGGACGGGCCGGCCGACGGCGCTGGTGACCTCGGCGGAGCGGCCCGTCCCGCTGATCTACGACTACCGGGTGACGCCGCTGCACGAGACGATCGAGGAGCTGCTGGCCGAGCAGAAGGCGCCGATCTACCTGGTGCACTTCACGCAGGCGGCGGCGATCGAGCGGGCGCAGGCGCTGATGAGCATCAACGTGTCCACCAAGGCCGAGAAGGCGCGCATCGCCGAGCTGATCGGCAACTTCCGGTTCACCACCAAGTTCGGGCGGAACCTGTCGCGGTTCGTCCGGCACGGGATCGGGGTGCACCACGCCGGGATGCTGCCGAAGTACCGCCGGCTGGTGGAGCGGCTCGCGCAGGCCGGGCTGCTGAAGGTCATCTGCGGCACCGACACCCTCGGCGTCGGGGTGAACGTCCCGATCCGGACCGTGGTGTTCACCGCGCTGAGCAAGTACGACGGGCACCGGGTGCGGCGGCTGCGGGCGCGGGAGTTCCACCAGATCGCCGGGCGGGCGGGCCGCGCCGGGTTCGACACGGTCGGGTTCGTCGTCGCGCAGGCGCCCGAGCACGTCGTCGAGAACGAGAAGGCCCTCGCCAAGGCGGGCGACGACCCGAAGAAGCGGCGCAAGGTGCAGCGCAAGAAGCCGCCCGAGGGGTTCGTCGGCTGGGACGAGGACGTCTTCGCCAAGCTGCAGGAGGCCGAGCCGGAGATGCTCCGGTCCCGGTTCCAGGTCAGCCACGCGATGCTGCTGTCGGTGATCGCGCGGCCGGGCAACGCGTTCCAGGCGATGAAGCGGCTGCTGACCGACAACCACGAGGAGCCGGCGGCGCGCCGCCGGCACATCTCGCGGGCCATCGCGATCTACCGGTCGCTGCTGGCGGGCGGGGTCGTGGAGGTGCTGCCCGAGCCCGACGAGCTCGGCCGGTACGCGCGCGTCACCGTGGACCTCCAGGAGGACTTCGCGCTCAACCAGGCGCTGTCGACGTTCGCGCTGGCCGCGTTCGAGGTGCTCGACCCGGCGTCGCCGTCCTACGCCCTGGACGTCCTGTCGGTGATCGAGGCGACGCTGGACGACCCCCGGCAGATCCTCGCGGCGCAGGTCAACAAGGCGCGGGGCGAGGCCGTCCAGGAGATGAAGGCCGAGGGCATCGAGTACGAGGAGCGGATGGAGCTGCTCCAGGACGTCGACCACCCGAAGCCGCTGGAGGACGAGCTCGACGCCGCCTACGAGATCTACCGGGCCGGGCACCCGTGGGTCGGCGACCATCCGCTGCGCCCGAAGTCGGTCGTCCGCGACATGTACGAGCGCGCGATGACGTTCACCGAGTACATCGGGTTCTACGAGCTGGCGCGGGCCGAGGGCCTGGTGCTGCGGTACCTGTCGGGGGCGTACAAGGCGCTGCAGCAGACCGTCCCGGAGTCGATCAAGAGCGATGACCTGATCGACCTGATCGAGTGGCTCGGCGAGCTGGTCCGGCAGGTCGACTCCAGCCTGCTGGACGAGTGGGAGCAGCTCGCGAACCCCGCCGACGAGGGCGACCTGGAGCAGCCGATCGAGGAGCGCGTCACGAAGGTGACCGCGAACGCGCGGGCGTTCCGGGTGCTGGTGCGCAACGCGCTGTTCCGGCGGGTGGAGCTGGCGGCGCTGGAGCGCTACGGCGAGCTCGGCGACCTCGACCCCGACTTCGGCGCGGCCGCGTGGGCCGAGGCCATGGACGGCTACTTCGCCGAGCACGACGAGCTGCTCACCGGCGCCGACGCGCGCGGGCCGAAGCTGCTGCGGATCGAGGAGGTGCCGGAGGACGCGCTGTGGCGGGTCCGGCAGGTGTTCGACGACCCGGAGGGGCATCACGACTGGGGCGTCAGCGCCGAGGTCGACCTCGCGGGCTCCGACCAGGAGGGCGAGGCCGTGATCCGGGTGACCGGCGTCGACCGGATGTAG
- a CDS encoding carbon-nitrogen hydrolase family protein gives MVRVAVAQFAPGVNKDENLAAIGGLAAEAAGHGAKVVVFPEFAMFTAPKLDDRFVDSAEPLDGPFVAGLGELARRHGVHLVAGVNERLDAPDRPPAPAHRRSADELRSASRISNTLVAIGPGGGIVAEYRKLHLYDAFGYQESALVRPGDIGEPETFTVDGVTFGMQTCYDVRFPEVTRRIVDAGADVLALPADWVPGPLKEDHWRTLVRARAIENTVYVAAAGQCAPTGAGNSMIVDPMGVVAAGLGEDPGTVSGEVSAERIAAVRAKNPALALRRFTVVQTG, from the coding sequence ATGGTGCGGGTGGCGGTGGCGCAGTTCGCGCCCGGCGTCAACAAGGACGAGAACCTCGCGGCGATCGGCGGGCTCGCCGCCGAGGCCGCCGGGCACGGCGCGAAGGTCGTGGTGTTCCCCGAGTTCGCCATGTTCACGGCGCCGAAACTGGACGACCGGTTCGTCGACTCGGCCGAGCCCCTCGACGGCCCGTTCGTCGCCGGGCTCGGTGAGCTGGCCCGGCGGCACGGCGTCCACCTGGTCGCGGGCGTCAACGAGCGGCTGGACGCCCCGGACCGTCCTCCAGCCCCCGCCCACCGCCGTTCAGCGGACGAGCTCCGCTCGGCGTCACGCATCTCCAACACGCTCGTGGCCATCGGCCCCGGCGGGGGAATCGTGGCCGAGTACCGCAAGCTGCACCTGTACGACGCGTTCGGGTACCAGGAGTCGGCGCTGGTCCGGCCGGGCGACATCGGCGAGCCGGAGACCTTCACCGTGGACGGCGTCACGTTCGGCATGCAGACCTGCTACGACGTCCGGTTCCCGGAGGTGACGCGGCGGATCGTGGACGCGGGCGCCGACGTCCTGGCGCTGCCGGCCGACTGGGTGCCGGGGCCGCTGAAGGAGGACCACTGGCGGACGCTGGTCCGGGCCCGCGCGATCGAGAACACCGTCTACGTCGCCGCCGCCGGCCAGTGCGCCCCGACGGGCGCCGGCAACAGCATGATCGTCGACCCGATGGGCGTGGTCGCGGCCGGGCTGGGGGAGGACCCGGGCACCGTGTCCGGCGAGGTCTCGGCGGAGCGGATCGCCGCCGTCCGGGCCAAGAACCCGGCTCTCGCCCTGCGCCGCTTCACCGTCGTCCAGACCGGCTAG
- a CDS encoding Clp protease N-terminal domain-containing protein, translated as MFERFTDGARAAVTGAQVQARALGAPFIGTEHLLLAIADGGDAMASLLAGHGLTAESLRARLAGMGRTPLDADALKSIGIDLDAVRAATEASFGEGALDSPAEGRRGDKGHLRFTPRAKKSLELSLRHAIRLKQRRIGSGHILLGVLHDKEFTAARLVGEAGVDVGELRAGVERALTARAA; from the coding sequence ATGTTCGAGCGTTTCACCGACGGCGCGCGGGCGGCGGTCACGGGCGCCCAGGTGCAGGCACGGGCCCTCGGCGCGCCCTTCATCGGCACCGAGCACCTGCTGCTGGCGATCGCCGACGGCGGCGACGCCATGGCGTCGCTGCTGGCCGGGCACGGGCTCACGGCCGAGAGCCTGCGCGCCCGCCTCGCCGGGATGGGCCGCACACCGCTGGACGCCGACGCGCTGAAGAGCATCGGCATCGACCTGGACGCCGTCCGCGCGGCGACGGAGGCGAGCTTCGGCGAGGGCGCGCTGGACTCGCCCGCCGAGGGCCGGCGCGGTGACAAGGGGCACCTCAGGTTCACCCCGCGGGCCAAGAAGTCGCTGGAGCTGAGCCTGCGGCACGCGATCCGGCTCAAGCAGCGGCGCATCGGGAGCGGGCACATCCTGCTCGGCGTGCTGCACGACAAGGAGTTCACGGCCGCGCGGCTGGTCGGCGAGGCGGGCGTGGACGTCGGCGAGCTGCGCGCCGGCGTCGAGCGGGCGCTCACCGCCCGGGCCGCCTGA
- a CDS encoding RNA polymerase subunit sigma-70 has product MSDGVTLAQEASSRDPAVGLRAVRALRELAERLEALQVASARDQGWSWQDIAVCLGVSRQAVHKKHGGGRRLPFPAKPGGGRGGSSPLDTTQKEQ; this is encoded by the coding sequence ATGAGCGATGGAGTGACACTCGCCCAGGAGGCGAGCAGCCGGGACCCGGCGGTGGGGCTGCGGGCCGTGCGGGCGCTGCGCGAGCTGGCCGAGCGGCTGGAGGCGCTGCAGGTCGCCAGCGCCCGCGACCAGGGCTGGTCCTGGCAGGACATCGCGGTCTGCCTCGGCGTGAGCCGGCAGGCCGTCCACAAGAAGCACGGCGGCGGCCGCCGCCTTCCCTTCCCGGCGAAGCCGGGCGGGGGCCGCGGGGGGTCGTCGCCCCTCGACACGACACAGAAGGAGCAGTGA
- a CDS encoding hemolysin family protein, with protein MNLALGAPVTLALLAANGFFVATEFALVAARRPRLERAAARGGRAAGAAVAGIDELSLTLAGAQLGITMCSLGLGLVSEPVFAGALTPLFHSAGLPEGAAHAVAFVLALALVTFLHMVVGEMAPKSWAIADPERSATVLALPFRAFATVARPLLAALNGATNLLLRAVGVRPADSREVSRTPEQLRSIAEESRRLGLIEEGELTLLTTALDAPRAPLAGLVVPVSEIVSVPAAASPQEVVDAAARSGHTRLMLRGTGRPGAARMVHVRDAYLARARGAATPAGRLAHPVPAMPVGTPVGEAVAILKSHHSHLGLAVDPDGGIAGLVSLDDLLTTLLTVR; from the coding sequence GTGAACCTCGCCCTGGGCGCGCCGGTCACGCTGGCGCTGCTGGCCGCCAACGGCTTCTTCGTCGCCACCGAGTTCGCGCTGGTGGCGGCGCGGCGGCCGCGGCTGGAGCGGGCCGCCGCGCGCGGCGGGCGGGCGGCGGGCGCGGCGGTCGCCGGGATCGACGAGCTGTCGCTGACGCTCGCCGGCGCGCAGCTCGGCATCACGATGTGCTCGCTCGGCCTCGGCCTGGTGTCCGAGCCGGTGTTCGCGGGGGCGCTCACCCCGCTGTTCCACTCCGCCGGGCTGCCGGAGGGCGCCGCGCACGCGGTCGCGTTCGTGCTGGCCCTGGCGCTGGTGACGTTCCTGCACATGGTCGTCGGCGAGATGGCGCCGAAGTCGTGGGCGATCGCCGACCCGGAGCGCTCCGCGACCGTGCTGGCCCTGCCGTTCCGCGCGTTCGCGACCGTCGCGCGGCCGCTGCTGGCGGCGCTGAACGGCGCGACGAACCTGCTGCTGCGCGCGGTGGGCGTCCGGCCCGCCGACTCGCGGGAGGTGTCGCGCACGCCGGAGCAGCTGCGCAGCATCGCCGAGGAGTCGCGGCGGCTCGGGCTGATCGAGGAGGGCGAGCTGACCCTGCTCACGACCGCGCTGGACGCGCCGCGCGCCCCGCTGGCCGGGCTCGTCGTGCCGGTGTCGGAGATCGTGTCGGTGCCGGCGGCCGCGTCCCCGCAGGAGGTCGTGGACGCCGCCGCCCGCAGCGGCCACACGCGCCTCATGCTGCGCGGCACCGGCCGGCCGGGCGCCGCCCGCATGGTGCACGTCCGCGACGCCTACCTGGCCCGTGCGCGGGGCGCCGCGACGCCGGCCGGGCGGCTGGCGCACCCGGTCCCGGCGATGCCGGTCGGGACGCCGGTCGGCGAGGCCGTGGCGATCCTGAAGTCCCACCACAGCCACCTCGGCCTGGCCGTCGACCCGGACGGCGGCATCGCGGGCCTGGTCAGCCTGGACGACCTGCTGACCACGCTGCTGACCGTCCGCTGA